In Rahnella variigena, one DNA window encodes the following:
- the rsxC gene encoding electron transport complex subunit RsxC — protein sequence MFNLFAALKKDKVWDFDGGIHPPEMKNQSSHVPLRNVPLPERFIIPLQQHLGPEGELCVKAGDRVLKGQPLTTGRGRTVPVHAPTSGVITAIEPHITAHPSGLKELCVLIEADGQDTWCEREFIADYRQLSADELNQRISQAGIAGLGGAGFPTASKLAGGLTSTRTLILNAAECEPYITADDRLMQEHAAEILEGTRILCHMLQPERVLIGIEDNKPEAITAFKHAIKAEQAEGVRIELRVIPTKYPSGGAKQLTKILTGLEVPKGHHSSSIGVLMQNVGTVFAIKRAIIDGEPLIERVVTLTGEAMAKPGNVWARLGTPIEHLMREGALQPQGDKKMVIMGGPLMGFTLPSLNVPVVKISNCLLAPSQSELGEPEPEEACIRCSLCAESCPAGLLPQQLYWFSKGEEHEKARKHNLFDCIECGACAYVCPSNIPLVQYYRQEKAEIRAIDAETARATEAKARFEAKQARMEREKLAREEKHQKAAVKLDEAPATEAPSAETAAQQPAEADPRKAALAAAIARAKAKKAAAEQEIPVASEPVPETPPSAEDDRKAAVAAAIARVKAKKAGNSGVVVEAKESELAVAPQAPAEDDRKAAVAAAIARVKAKKAAAAQPANGEENVTASPAEPSADDKRKAAVAAAIARAKAKKAAALSEAQDAEPEEKETSQQESDPRKAAVAAAIARVKARKAAQTMSNEE from the coding sequence ATGTTTAATCTGTTTGCCGCGCTCAAAAAAGACAAAGTCTGGGACTTCGACGGCGGTATTCATCCGCCGGAAATGAAGAATCAGTCGAGCCACGTTCCGCTGCGCAACGTGCCGCTGCCTGAGCGCTTTATCATTCCTCTTCAGCAACACCTTGGCCCAGAAGGCGAGCTGTGCGTGAAAGCTGGCGACCGCGTATTAAAAGGTCAGCCGCTGACCACAGGTCGTGGCCGCACCGTGCCGGTTCATGCGCCGACATCCGGCGTAATCACCGCCATCGAGCCGCATATCACCGCGCATCCTTCCGGCCTGAAAGAACTGTGTGTGCTGATTGAAGCCGACGGCCAGGACACCTGGTGCGAGCGTGAATTCATTGCCGATTATCGCCAGCTTTCTGCCGATGAACTGAATCAGCGCATCAGTCAGGCCGGTATCGCCGGACTGGGCGGCGCAGGTTTCCCGACCGCCAGCAAACTGGCAGGCGGCCTGACGTCTACCCGCACGCTTATTCTCAATGCTGCCGAATGCGAACCTTACATCACCGCCGATGACCGGCTGATGCAGGAGCACGCAGCGGAAATCCTCGAAGGGACGCGTATTCTGTGCCACATGCTGCAACCGGAACGCGTGCTGATCGGTATCGAAGACAATAAACCGGAAGCCATTACCGCCTTTAAACACGCTATCAAAGCTGAACAGGCTGAAGGTGTGCGCATTGAACTGCGGGTAATCCCAACCAAATACCCTTCCGGTGGTGCCAAACAGCTGACCAAAATCCTGACCGGCCTTGAAGTGCCGAAAGGCCATCACTCGTCGTCCATCGGCGTGCTGATGCAAAACGTCGGCACCGTATTTGCTATCAAACGCGCGATTATCGACGGCGAACCACTGATAGAACGCGTGGTCACGCTGACCGGCGAAGCGATGGCAAAACCCGGCAACGTCTGGGCGCGTCTGGGCACACCGATTGAACATCTGATGCGTGAAGGCGCATTGCAGCCGCAGGGCGACAAAAAGATGGTGATTATGGGCGGCCCGCTGATGGGCTTTACCCTGCCATCGCTGAATGTCCCGGTGGTCAAAATTTCCAACTGTCTGCTGGCACCGTCTCAATCCGAACTGGGTGAACCGGAACCGGAAGAAGCCTGTATCCGCTGCAGCCTTTGCGCCGAATCCTGTCCGGCCGGTTTACTGCCGCAACAGCTTTACTGGTTCAGCAAAGGCGAAGAACACGAGAAAGCGCGTAAGCATAATCTCTTCGACTGTATCGAATGCGGTGCCTGTGCGTACGTCTGCCCGAGCAATATTCCGCTGGTGCAGTATTACCGTCAGGAAAAGGCCGAAATCCGCGCCATCGATGCAGAGACTGCCCGCGCCACCGAAGCCAAGGCACGTTTTGAAGCCAAACAGGCGCGCATGGAACGCGAGAAGTTAGCGCGTGAAGAGAAACACCAGAAAGCGGCAGTGAAACTGGACGAAGCACCGGCAACAGAAGCGCCATCTGCTGAAACAGCGGCACAGCAGCCTGCCGAAGCCGATCCGCGTAAAGCGGCGCTTGCTGCGGCTATTGCTCGTGCGAAAGCGAAAAAAGCCGCCGCTGAGCAGGAAATCCCGGTGGCTTCTGAGCCGGTGCCTGAGACTCCGCCTTCTGCGGAAGACGACCGCAAAGCCGCCGTGGCTGCGGCTATCGCCCGTGTGAAAGCGAAGAAAGCCGGCAACAGCGGCGTTGTGGTCGAAGCGAAAGAAAGCGAACTGGCCGTTGCCCCGCAGGCGCCGGCAGAGGATGATCGCAAAGCCGCTGTCGCCGCGGCCATTGCCCGTGTGAAAGCCAAAAAGGCCGCTGCGGCACAACCTGCAAATGGCGAAGAAAACGTGACAGCGTCACCTGCCGAGCCCTCCGCAGACGATAAACGCAAGGCCGCTGTTGCCGCGGCGATTGCCCGTGCTAAAGCAAAAAAAGCTGCTGCACTGAGTGAAGCGCAGGACGCTGAACCGGAAGAAAAAGAAACATCACAACAAGAAAGCGATCCACGCAAAGCCGCTGTGGCTGCTGCGATCGCACGAGTTAAGGCCCGTAAAGCCGCTCAGACAATGTCGAACGAGGAATAA
- the rsxB gene encoding electron transport complex subunit RsxB translates to MFELWEAIGALTALALVFGLLLGYASRRFAVEGNPVVDQIDEILPQSQCAQCGYPGCKPYAEAVANGDSINKCVPGGEAVMLKLATLLNVEPQPMGEDAAAAVPVRKVAYIDESNCIGCTKCIQACPVDAIVGATRAVHTVITDLCTGCDLCVAPCPTDCIEMLPIKTTTANWKWDLQSIPVQVIHAE, encoded by the coding sequence ATGTTTGAATTATGGGAAGCGATTGGCGCGCTGACCGCTCTGGCGCTGGTTTTTGGCCTGCTGCTGGGCTACGCCTCGCGTCGTTTTGCGGTCGAAGGCAATCCGGTTGTCGATCAGATCGATGAGATCCTGCCACAAAGCCAGTGCGCGCAATGTGGATATCCCGGCTGTAAGCCTTACGCTGAAGCGGTTGCCAATGGCGACAGCATCAATAAATGTGTGCCGGGCGGCGAAGCGGTGATGCTCAAACTGGCGACCCTGCTTAACGTCGAACCGCAGCCAATGGGCGAAGACGCCGCTGCGGCAGTACCAGTACGCAAAGTCGCCTACATCGACGAGAGCAACTGTATCGGCTGCACCAAGTGCATTCAGGCTTGTCCGGTTGATGCCATTGTCGGTGCCACCCGCGCCGTGCATACCGTGATTACCGATTTATGCACCGGCTGTGACCTGTGCGTCGCACCGTGCCCGACGGACTGCATCGAAATGCTGCCAATAAAAACCACCACCGCAAACTGGAAATGGGATTTACAGTCCATTCCGGTTCAGGTCATCCATGCGGAGTAA
- the rsxA gene encoding electron transport complex subunit RsxA: protein MTSYLLLFVGTVLVNNFVLVKFLGLCPFMGVSKKLESAIGMGLATTFVITLSNICSWIVNTFILMPLGLVYLRTMAFILVIAVVVQFTEMVVRKTSPSLYRLLGIFLPLITTNCAVLGVALLNINQQFNFMQSALYGFAASLGFSLVMVLFAAIRERLVVADVPAPFKGSSIALVTAGLMSLAFMGFTGLVKF, encoded by the coding sequence ATGACCTCTTATTTATTACTTTTTGTCGGCACTGTGCTGGTAAATAACTTCGTACTGGTTAAGTTTCTTGGCCTGTGCCCATTTATGGGCGTTTCCAAGAAACTGGAATCCGCTATTGGTATGGGGCTGGCGACCACGTTCGTCATCACCCTGTCGAATATCTGCTCGTGGATCGTCAACACTTTCATACTGATGCCGCTGGGACTGGTGTATCTGCGCACCATGGCCTTTATTCTGGTGATCGCAGTTGTGGTGCAGTTCACCGAAATGGTGGTGCGTAAAACCAGTCCGTCACTGTATCGCCTGCTGGGTATCTTCCTGCCGCTGATTACTACCAACTGCGCCGTGCTCGGCGTGGCGCTGCTGAACATCAACCAGCAGTTCAACTTTATGCAGTCCGCGCTGTACGGATTTGCCGCATCGCTCGGTTTCTCGCTGGTGATGGTGCTGTTCGCCGCCATTCGTGAACGTCTGGTGGTGGCTGACGTCCCTGCTCCGTTCAAAGGTTCTTCGATTGCGCTGGTCACGGCTGGCCTGATGTCATTAGCCTTTATGGGCTTCACAGGTCTGGTGAAATTCTAA
- a CDS encoding DUF2569 domain-containing protein gives MSNNPGYKRIGGWLLAPMAYLIVTLLSVVLMLFLFSMALFVPESREYLFTNSQAFTLQWYFSVVTTLAMGAFTVAVLWQFCKRARALPKMYIIWLLCTVLLAVKAFAFSPVTDDLAVRNLLLPLLAAAVFVPYFKRSLRVKETFTE, from the coding sequence ATGTCGAATAATCCGGGCTATAAACGTATTGGCGGGTGGTTACTGGCCCCGATGGCGTATCTGATTGTGACGCTGCTGAGCGTCGTATTAATGCTATTTTTGTTTTCAATGGCATTATTTGTGCCGGAATCGCGTGAATACTTATTCACCAACTCGCAGGCATTTACCCTGCAATGGTATTTCTCCGTGGTGACCACGCTGGCGATGGGGGCATTTACCGTCGCGGTATTGTGGCAATTCTGTAAGCGCGCAAGAGCCTTACCGAAAATGTATATTATCTGGTTATTATGTACGGTGCTTCTGGCGGTAAAAGCCTTTGCATTCTCGCCAGTTACTGATGATTTGGCCGTGCGTAACTTATTGTTACCTTTATTGGCCGCCGCCGTCTTTGTGCCTTATTTCAAGCGCTCATTGCGGGTAAAAGAAACCTTCACGGAATAA
- the dcuC gene encoding anaerobic C4-dicarboxylate transporter DcuC has protein sequence MLELLIGLVVAVFVGRYIIKGYSPTGVLMVGGLLLLIISAIMGHSILPEGTKSTGWNATDIVEYVKILLMSRGGDLGMMIMMLCGFAAYMTHIGANDVVVKLASRPLQMINSPYILMVAAYILACLMSLAVSSATGLGVLLMATLFPIMVNVGISRGAAAAICASPAAIILSPTSGDVVLAAQAANMPLVDFAFKVTLPISIAAIVAMAVAHFFWQRYLDKRDTTTQLDAVDSNADDVVETNAPAFYAILPFTPIIGVLIFDGKWGPNLHIITILVICMLLTAIIETLRNRNGKAVFAGLDVAYRGMADAFANVVMLLVAAGVFAQGLSTVGFISSLIGLAQNFGSGSIVMMLVLVVITVLAAMTTGSGNASFYAFVELIPKLAAKMGINPEYLVIPMLQASNLGRTISPVSGVVVAVAGMAKISPFEVVKRTSVPVLVGLIVVIVATEILVPVH, from the coding sequence ATGCTGGAATTACTGATCGGACTGGTGGTCGCCGTGTTTGTCGGGCGCTATATCATCAAAGGCTATTCGCCCACCGGCGTCCTGATGGTCGGTGGTTTGTTGCTGCTGATTATCAGCGCAATCATGGGTCACAGTATCCTGCCGGAAGGCACTAAGAGTACCGGCTGGAACGCGACGGATATCGTCGAGTACGTCAAAATTCTGCTGATGAGCCGTGGTGGCGATCTCGGCATGATGATCATGATGCTGTGCGGTTTCGCGGCCTATATGACCCATATCGGCGCCAATGATGTGGTAGTTAAGCTGGCGTCGCGTCCGTTACAGATGATCAACTCGCCTTACATTTTGATGGTTGCGGCTTATATTCTGGCGTGCCTGATGTCTCTGGCAGTGTCTTCGGCGACCGGTCTGGGCGTGTTGCTGATGGCTACCCTGTTCCCGATTATGGTTAACGTCGGCATCAGTCGCGGTGCGGCGGCGGCGATTTGTGCTTCCCCTGCGGCGATTATTCTTTCTCCGACTTCAGGTGATGTCGTGCTGGCCGCGCAGGCCGCGAATATGCCGCTGGTGGATTTCGCCTTTAAAGTCACCCTGCCGATTTCCATAGCGGCCATTGTGGCAATGGCGGTCGCGCACTTCTTCTGGCAACGTTATCTGGATAAACGCGATACCACCACGCAGCTGGATGCCGTTGATTCCAATGCAGACGATGTGGTCGAAACGAATGCCCCCGCTTTCTACGCCATTTTGCCTTTCACGCCGATTATCGGTGTGCTGATTTTCGACGGTAAATGGGGCCCGAATCTGCATATCATCACCATCCTGGTGATTTGTATGTTGCTGACCGCCATTATAGAAACGCTGCGTAACCGTAACGGCAAAGCCGTCTTCGCCGGTCTGGACGTCGCTTATCGCGGCATGGCGGATGCCTTCGCCAACGTGGTGATGCTGCTGGTCGCGGCCGGCGTATTCGCGCAAGGACTGAGCACCGTCGGATTCATCAGCAGCCTGATCGGACTGGCGCAAAACTTTGGTTCAGGCAGCATTGTGATGATGCTGGTTCTGGTGGTGATCACCGTGCTTGCCGCCATGACAACCGGTTCCGGTAATGCCTCGTTCTATGCGTTCGTCGAACTCATCCCGAAACTGGCGGCAAAAATGGGCATTAACCCGGAATACCTGGTCATCCCGATGTTGCAGGCGTCTAACCTCGGCCGCACTATTTCTCCGGTTTCCGGCGTCGTGGTAGCCGTGGCCGGTATGGCAAAAATCTCGCCTTTCGAAGTGGTTAAACGTACCTCCGTTCCCGTGCTGGTCGGTCTGATCGTGGTGATCGTCGCCACCGAAATTCTGGTGCCGGTGCATTAA
- a CDS encoding FAD-dependent oxidoreductase, with product MAPNTKSAAASCCIVGGGPAGLMLGYLLARKGIDVTVLEKHSDFLRDFRGDTIHPSTLDIIWQLGFLDEFLALPHQRAEKLYGEINGKETTLADFSHLPTQCKFIAFMPQWDFLNFIASKAAQLPNFHLIHNAQVLSLREDKCQVSGVLAEVNGETQHFDADLVVGCDGRNSIVREQAGMEIRRYGAPRDVLWLKINKRPDDPQWSMGHRGPKKNFIMIDRGDYWQCGYSIPKDSLDGLKAQGIAPFLDLLAEVSPFERPRLADDILSWDDVRLLVIRIDRLKEWSKPGLLCIGDAAHAMSPIGGVGVNLAIQDAVATANIITEPLKAGRLTLRHLKRIQRRRTFPTWATQALQIMISKAGQKQRKRAPSRLEMWLRGRKFIPFLFGRLIGVGFYREIPKL from the coding sequence ATGGCACCGAATACAAAGTCCGCAGCAGCGTCCTGCTGCATCGTCGGCGGCGGTCCCGCAGGATTAATGCTGGGATATCTTCTGGCACGTAAGGGAATTGACGTCACCGTGCTGGAAAAACACAGCGACTTTTTGCGTGATTTTCGTGGCGACACCATCCATCCTTCAACGCTCGACATCATCTGGCAACTGGGATTTCTTGATGAATTCCTCGCCCTGCCGCATCAGCGTGCGGAAAAGCTGTACGGCGAAATCAATGGCAAAGAAACCACGCTGGCAGATTTCAGCCATTTACCCACGCAGTGCAAATTCATCGCGTTTATGCCGCAGTGGGATTTCCTTAATTTCATCGCAAGCAAGGCCGCACAACTGCCGAACTTTCATCTGATCCACAACGCGCAGGTGCTGTCGTTGCGGGAAGATAAATGTCAGGTTTCCGGTGTTCTTGCAGAAGTGAACGGCGAAACGCAGCATTTCGACGCTGATTTAGTGGTGGGTTGTGATGGCCGTAATTCCATCGTGCGTGAACAGGCCGGGATGGAAATCCGCCGTTATGGTGCACCGCGTGACGTGCTGTGGCTGAAAATCAACAAGCGCCCAGACGATCCGCAGTGGTCGATGGGACATCGTGGCCCGAAGAAAAACTTCATCATGATCGACCGCGGCGATTACTGGCAGTGCGGTTATTCGATCCCGAAAGACAGCCTGGATGGACTCAAAGCACAAGGCATCGCGCCTTTTCTCGACCTGCTGGCGGAAGTGTCACCATTTGAGCGCCCGCGTTTAGCCGACGATATTCTCAGCTGGGACGACGTCCGCCTGCTGGTGATCCGCATCGACCGCCTGAAAGAGTGGTCAAAACCGGGGCTATTGTGCATCGGCGACGCAGCCCATGCGATGTCACCGATTGGCGGCGTCGGGGTGAATCTGGCGATTCAGGATGCGGTTGCGACGGCGAATATCATTACGGAACCGCTGAAAGCCGGACGTCTTACGCTGCGGCATTTGAAGCGCATCCAGCGCCGCCGGACGTTCCCGACGTGGGCGACGCAGGCTTTACAGATTATGATCAGTAAAGCAGGACAGAAACAAAGGAAGCGCGCCCCTTCACGGCTGGAAATGTGGCTGCGCGGGCGGAAATTTATACCATTCCTTTTTGGACGCCTCATCGGAGTCGGGTTTTATCGGGAAATCCCGAAGCTTTGA